Proteins from a genomic interval of Youhaiella tibetensis:
- a CDS encoding alpha/beta hydrolase, translated as MLGIAVGLISIVLALPVVALALGAFLDPTGSAFAMIGAMLWTTYGPHLLIVALFALLLATIARRRGARRTGGLALGAAGIAVLLAGFILVRIVVAVLAAGGTINPIAALALGPMTEPPPDLLETVTSVEGKDLKAAIYRPKEGSAPAPVLVYVHGGGFMAGTNTETAADLRWFADRGWLVVSVDYRVFGPNEPTWDKAPPDATCGLVWAGANAARLGGDPSRIALLGDSAGGNLAINIGFAAADGRAVSGCGGEVPVPRAIAVQYPAVDPVATYERGFPIPGFEPSMLMEGYVGGTPQDYPDRIAAIASANFIAQRAPPTLIIEPENDSLVVSDGVYGFADKALAAGVNLELVRIPFANHIYNQIAFNSLGNQAGRTIRLRFLDQHMR; from the coding sequence ATGCTCGGCATCGCCGTAGGCCTGATCTCGATCGTTCTCGCCCTGCCGGTGGTGGCGCTGGCGCTTGGGGCCTTCCTCGACCCCACCGGCAGCGCCTTCGCCATGATCGGGGCCATGCTGTGGACCACTTACGGCCCGCACCTGCTCATCGTGGCGCTGTTCGCGCTTCTCCTCGCCACCATCGCCCGTCGCCGCGGCGCCCGGCGAACCGGCGGGCTGGCGCTCGGAGCGGCGGGCATCGCCGTGCTGCTGGCCGGGTTCATCCTCGTGCGCATCGTCGTGGCGGTGCTGGCCGCGGGCGGCACGATCAACCCGATCGCCGCGCTCGCCCTCGGCCCCATGACCGAGCCGCCGCCCGATCTCCTCGAGACGGTGACAAGCGTCGAGGGCAAGGACCTCAAGGCCGCTATCTACAGGCCGAAGGAAGGCTCGGCGCCTGCCCCGGTGCTCGTCTACGTCCATGGCGGCGGCTTCATGGCCGGGACCAATACCGAGACCGCAGCCGACCTGCGCTGGTTCGCCGACCGGGGCTGGCTCGTCGTCAGCGTCGACTACCGGGTCTTCGGCCCGAACGAGCCGACCTGGGACAAGGCCCCGCCCGATGCGACCTGCGGGCTGGTCTGGGCCGGCGCCAACGCCGCCCGCCTGGGGGGTGACCCCAGCCGCATCGCGCTGCTCGGAGATTCCGCCGGCGGCAACCTGGCGATCAATATCGGGTTTGCCGCCGCCGATGGCCGGGCGGTATCGGGTTGCGGCGGCGAGGTGCCGGTGCCCAGGGCCATCGCCGTGCAATACCCCGCCGTCGATCCGGTCGCCACCTACGAGCGGGGCTTTCCGATACCCGGGTTCGAGCCCTCCATGCTGATGGAGGGCTATGTCGGGGGAACGCCGCAGGACTATCCGGACCGCATCGCGGCCATCGCCTCGGCGAACTTCATCGCCCAGCGCGCCCCGCCCACGCTCATCATCGAGCCGGAAAACGACAGCCTGGTGGTGTCGGACGGGGTCTATGGCTTTGCCGACAAGGCGCTGGCCGCCGGGGTGAACCTCGAACTGGTCCGCATCCCCTTCGCCAACCACATCTACAACCAGATCGCCTTCAATTCGCTCGGCAACCAGGCCGGCCGCACCATCCGGCTGCGCTTCCTCGACCAGCACATGCGCTAG
- a CDS encoding glutathione S-transferase family protein gives MKPTITAFERSPDRGRGLSRDTRVRWALEEVGQPYEVRLVSFGALKEPAHRAIHPFGQIPTYEDGKGLALFETGAIVFHIAQTHEGLLPEDPQARARAVTWMFAALSTIEPPILELQTAKFAEGQKPWAAERMPLVLDRIRDRLRELSAHLGEADWLDGAFSAGDLMMVSVLLRLRPSGVLEEFPNLAAYVARGEARPAYQRAFAAQLAVFTAAEAV, from the coding sequence ATGAAACCGACCATTACCGCCTTCGAAAGATCACCGGACCGCGGCCGCGGGTTGTCGCGCGATACGCGCGTGCGCTGGGCCCTCGAGGAAGTGGGGCAACCCTATGAGGTGCGGCTGGTTTCGTTCGGCGCGCTCAAGGAGCCCGCCCACCGCGCCATCCATCCCTTCGGGCAGATCCCCACCTATGAGGACGGCAAGGGCCTCGCCCTCTTCGAGACCGGCGCCATCGTCTTCCATATCGCCCAGACCCACGAGGGGCTGCTGCCCGAGGACCCGCAGGCGCGCGCCCGCGCCGTCACCTGGATGTTCGCCGCGCTCAGCACCATCGAGCCGCCGATCCTCGAGCTGCAGACGGCCAAGTTCGCCGAAGGCCAGAAACCCTGGGCTGCCGAGCGCATGCCGCTGGTCCTCGACCGCATCCGCGACCGGCTGCGCGAGCTCTCGGCGCACCTGGGCGAGGCAGACTGGCTTGACGGAGCCTTCAGCGCCGGCGACCTGATGATGGTCTCGGTCCTGCTCAGGCTGCGTCCCTCGGGCGTGCTCGAGGAGTTTCCCAACCTGGCGGCCTATGTGGCGCGTGGCGAGGCCCGGCCTGCCTACCAGCGCGCCTTCGCCGCCCAACTCGCCGTCTTCACCGCCGCGGAGGCCGTGTGA
- a CDS encoding helix-turn-helix transcriptional regulator, translating to MQINAASIVAAFFEAAVLPEMWPDALQVAADSFDCRGALLTTNNLSPKRITASHHMAEVLGRFHEQGWNERDLRTERAIASPAAGRGVMRDQDILSGEDIEGSDYYRGFARPAGVGYFACALLAGESADFVALSLQRDQRRGFVSDADKSRLEALLPALQRSVWLARTVRERTIEALFDFRGEAGAVMFLLEADGRVMRGEEAAPVLPGLGLRVVHGRLKGSDAGTELALAKALGSAGRGMASEMVTTGAAGRPLAMVSLSPVAGSAHDVLGRGDIVVRVAAIEQGARDSELATRLARLYGLTPAEQRVLLPLICGAETDEIARVSGYTRESVRTWIKSILLKSGHSSRAALVAFARRFESL from the coding sequence ATGCAGATCAATGCCGCCTCCATCGTCGCCGCGTTCTTTGAGGCCGCGGTCCTGCCCGAGATGTGGCCCGATGCGCTCCAGGTCGCGGCCGACAGTTTCGATTGTCGCGGGGCGCTGCTGACGACCAACAACCTTTCCCCCAAACGCATCACGGCGTCCCATCACATGGCCGAGGTTCTGGGGCGGTTCCACGAGCAGGGCTGGAACGAGAGGGACCTGAGGACCGAACGCGCCATCGCCTCGCCGGCCGCGGGCAGGGGAGTGATGCGCGATCAGGACATCCTCTCGGGCGAGGATATCGAGGGAAGCGACTACTATCGCGGCTTTGCCCGGCCGGCGGGGGTCGGGTATTTCGCCTGCGCCCTGCTGGCGGGCGAATCCGCCGATTTCGTCGCGCTTTCCCTCCAGCGCGACCAGAGGCGCGGTTTCGTGTCGGATGCCGACAAGAGCCGGCTCGAGGCCCTGCTCCCGGCATTGCAGCGCTCGGTCTGGCTTGCGCGCACCGTTCGCGAACGAACCATCGAGGCCCTTTTCGACTTTCGTGGCGAAGCCGGTGCCGTGATGTTCCTGCTGGAAGCCGACGGGCGGGTGATGCGCGGGGAGGAGGCGGCTCCGGTCCTGCCGGGGCTCGGGCTGCGCGTCGTTCACGGCAGGCTCAAGGGCAGCGACGCCGGCACCGAGCTGGCATTGGCGAAGGCGCTTGGTTCTGCCGGGCGCGGCATGGCGAGCGAGATGGTCACCACCGGGGCCGCCGGGCGGCCGCTCGCCATGGTGAGCCTTTCGCCGGTCGCCGGCAGCGCCCATGACGTCCTCGGACGCGGCGACATCGTCGTGCGCGTCGCCGCCATCGAGCAGGGTGCGCGCGACAGCGAGCTGGCAACCCGGCTCGCCCGGCTTTACGGCCTCACCCCGGCCGAGCAGCGCGTGCTGCTGCCGCTCATCTGCGGCGCCGAAACCGATGAGATCGCCAGGGTCAGCGGCTACACGCGCGAGAGCGTCAGGACCTGGATCAAGAGCATTCTCCTCAAATCGGGCCACTCCAGCCGCGCGGCGCTGGTGGCCTTTGCGCGGCGCTTCGAAAGCCTCTGA
- a CDS encoding FecCD family ABC transporter permease: MVLLVAAYASLTLGYKLYSPADIWGLLRGETGQAQIVLMQYRVPRVVIAPLVGAALGVAGLMVQTLSRNRIASPDTLGLNAGASFAVVVASAGFGVSSMLGLSAAAATGALLTSLLVFAIAAGSGGLSPIRIVLIGVTIAGLFSALVEVVLTVRETMLDQLLFWLAGAVVDRPLTLVETGGPIVLIGIAIAFLLAPSLDILQTDDQTARGLGVPVALVRAGAFAAIALLTGASVAMAGPVGFVGLVVPHAARAMVGLKHTHQFLAAGLFGAIYLTIADVVARFVIYPLEAPVGAVTAVVGGIVLVVLLRRRAA, translated from the coding sequence GTGGTGCTGCTCGTGGCGGCCTATGCGAGCCTCACGCTCGGCTACAAGCTCTATTCGCCCGCCGACATCTGGGGCCTGCTGCGCGGCGAGACCGGCCAGGCCCAGATCGTGCTCATGCAGTACCGCGTGCCGCGCGTGGTCATCGCCCCGCTGGTGGGGGCGGCGCTGGGCGTGGCGGGCCTGATGGTCCAGACGCTCTCGCGCAACCGCATCGCCTCGCCCGATACGCTCGGCCTCAATGCCGGAGCCTCGTTCGCCGTGGTGGTGGCGAGCGCCGGGTTCGGCGTCTCCTCGATGCTCGGCCTTTCGGCCGCCGCGGCCACGGGCGCGCTGCTCACGAGCCTCCTCGTCTTCGCCATCGCCGCCGGCTCGGGCGGCCTGTCGCCCATCCGCATCGTCCTCATCGGCGTCACCATCGCCGGACTGTTCTCCGCCCTGGTCGAAGTAGTGCTGACGGTGCGCGAAACCATGCTCGACCAACTGCTGTTCTGGCTGGCCGGCGCAGTGGTCGACCGGCCGCTGACGCTGGTCGAGACGGGCGGGCCGATCGTGCTGATCGGCATCGCCATCGCCTTCCTCCTCGCGCCCTCGCTCGATATCCTGCAGACCGACGACCAGACGGCGCGCGGGCTGGGCGTGCCGGTGGCACTGGTGCGCGCCGGCGCCTTCGCCGCCATCGCGCTGCTCACCGGGGCCTCGGTGGCCATGGCCGGCCCGGTCGGCTTCGTCGGCCTCGTCGTTCCCCATGCTGCGCGCGCCATGGTCGGGCTCAAGCACACCCATCAATTCCTCGCCGCCGGACTCTTCGGCGCCATCTACCTCACCATCGCCGACGTGGTGGCGCGCTTCGTCATCTACCCGCTCGAAGCGCCCGTGGGCGCGGTGACCGCCGTGGTGGGCGGTATCGTGCTGGTGGTGCTGCTGCGGAGGCGCGCCGCATGA
- a CDS encoding ABC transporter ATP-binding protein has product MADRVAVENLTVAYGPHRAVDGVSLGVPQGRITVLAGPNGCGKSTLLRAVRRLHAAQTGRVLLGETDIARLKEKELAREIGLLAQSPSAPEDMRVEELVRLGRYPHQTMMQPWSTEDADAVEAAMFGTGVAQLRDRRLGSLSGGQLQRVWIAMVLAQETDVICLDEPVNHLDMAHQIDCLDLVSRLNRERGRTVVLVLHDLNLAARYADRLVFLKNGKIVRAGAPEEMMEEELIGDVFGIRCRVIEDPVHNRPMCIPMRNTSPRFAVEA; this is encoded by the coding sequence ATGGCTGATCGCGTCGCGGTCGAGAACCTGACCGTCGCCTATGGGCCGCACCGGGCCGTCGATGGCGTGTCGCTGGGCGTGCCCCAGGGCAGGATCACCGTGCTGGCGGGCCCCAATGGCTGCGGCAAGTCCACGCTGCTGCGCGCCGTCCGGCGCCTGCACGCCGCCCAAACGGGCCGGGTGCTGCTGGGCGAGACCGACATCGCGCGCCTCAAGGAAAAGGAACTGGCCAGGGAAATCGGCCTCCTGGCGCAAAGCCCCTCGGCCCCCGAGGACATGCGCGTGGAAGAACTGGTGCGCCTGGGCCGCTACCCCCACCAGACCATGATGCAGCCCTGGAGCACCGAGGACGCGGACGCCGTGGAGGCGGCCATGTTCGGCACCGGCGTGGCGCAACTGCGCGACCGGCGCCTGGGTTCGCTCTCGGGCGGCCAGCTCCAGCGCGTCTGGATCGCCATGGTGCTGGCCCAGGAGACCGACGTCATTTGCCTGGACGAGCCGGTCAATCACCTCGACATGGCCCACCAGATCGACTGCCTCGACCTCGTCAGCCGCCTCAACCGCGAACGCGGCCGCACCGTGGTGCTGGTGCTGCACGACCTCAACCTGGCCGCCCGCTATGCCGACCGGCTGGTGTTCCTCAAGAACGGCAAGATCGTGCGCGCCGGCGCGCCCGAGGAGATGATGGAAGAGGAACTGATCGGAGACGTCTTCGGCATCCGCTGCCGGGTGATCGAGGATCCGGTCCACAACCGCCCCATGTGCATTCCCATGCGCAACACCTCCCCGCGCTTCGCGGTGGAAGCCTAG
- a CDS encoding dihydrodipicolinate synthase family protein, with product MARTITGVYCAAATPVDENLAPDLGKLAAHAKRLIEDGCHGVAMLGSTGEANSFSLAERKAMLEAVVASGVPAGQLLPGTGVCALPETIELTRHALSLGVRTVVMLPPFYYKGVAPKGLVDAYSRIVEGVADDRLQVILYHIPPIAQIPIPHEVIATLIEKFPGTFVGVKDSSGDIEHMKALVRAFPDLSILSGADPFMLPLLREGGAGCITATSNLVGAQLRTVFDNFDKPEAAELVEAAQARIVALRTLSNSYVQIPTIKAMVAHRTGDEGWCRVRPPFVALDAAQRQAVFAQLEALG from the coding sequence ATGGCGCGGACCATTACCGGCGTCTATTGCGCCGCGGCGACGCCGGTGGACGAGAACCTGGCGCCGGACCTGGGCAAGCTTGCCGCCCATGCGAAGCGCCTCATCGAAGACGGTTGTCATGGCGTGGCCATGCTCGGCTCGACCGGGGAGGCCAATTCCTTCTCGCTGGCCGAGCGCAAGGCCATGCTCGAGGCGGTCGTCGCCTCGGGCGTGCCCGCCGGCCAGCTGCTGCCCGGCACCGGGGTCTGCGCGCTTCCCGAAACCATCGAACTCACCCGGCACGCGCTTTCGCTGGGCGTGCGCACCGTGGTGATGCTGCCGCCCTTCTACTACAAGGGCGTAGCTCCCAAGGGCCTCGTCGACGCCTATTCGCGGATCGTGGAAGGCGTGGCCGACGACCGGCTGCAGGTCATCCTCTATCACATCCCTCCGATCGCCCAGATTCCCATCCCGCACGAGGTCATTGCCACCCTCATCGAGAAATTCCCCGGCACGTTCGTTGGGGTCAAGGATTCGAGCGGGGATATCGAGCACATGAAGGCGCTGGTGCGCGCCTTCCCCGATCTTTCGATCCTGTCGGGGGCTGATCCCTTCATGCTGCCGCTCCTGCGCGAAGGTGGGGCGGGGTGCATCACGGCGACCTCGAACCTCGTCGGGGCGCAGTTGCGCACCGTCTTTGACAATTTCGACAAGCCCGAAGCCGCCGAGCTCGTCGAGGCGGCCCAGGCGCGCATCGTCGCCCTGCGCACGCTCTCGAACAGCTACGTGCAGATCCCCACCATCAAGGCCATGGTCGCTCATCGCACGGGCGATGAAGGCTGGTGCCGCGTGCGCCCGCCATTCGTCGCGCTCGACGCCGCGCAGCGCCAGGCGGTCTTCGCGCAGCTGGAGGCGCTGGGCTAG
- a CDS encoding OmpA family protein, which translates to MGNANPFAAAAILSLLIWAQGPMATPAVAQTPAPEDLFAFSAGARFVAKPDDADYADMAYSPYALIDETAFTDTRAEGGKAAVYVLELPEQTEIDSLAFDTGGMSNPEKSVKAVSVEISDTSMNEGFETILDTELQMDRDDQRFALPEKAVGRWIRLTFDSNYGAENYGMSGFHGYGRHLTDTANIDNVSGTYDGASGWGTVHLKQEGTRVVGCFDYRSGLIGAGVEGRMLKGEMIEHEDDGAVALHSLALFAFAPGNQSLFVLSRADDSNPEYGYDSFWSAEKVSDDIGDCPAIPGWRGKAASSQLGNELESTGRSRLDGVNFDFNSDVIEPASYPLLDQVAELLRDHEDWKIALEGHTDNIGSDEFNKDLSARRAAAVEAYLVSQGVTAGRLSSQGFGFDRPVASNDTQGGRALNRRVEIVKS; encoded by the coding sequence ATGGGAAATGCAAATCCGTTTGCCGCAGCGGCGATCCTTTCGCTGCTGATTTGGGCGCAGGGGCCGATGGCCACGCCCGCCGTGGCGCAAACGCCCGCGCCCGAGGATCTGTTCGCCTTCTCGGCGGGCGCCCGGTTCGTCGCAAAGCCGGACGATGCCGACTATGCCGACATGGCCTACTCGCCCTATGCGCTCATCGACGAGACGGCCTTCACCGACACCCGCGCCGAGGGCGGCAAGGCCGCCGTCTATGTGCTCGAACTGCCCGAGCAGACCGAAATCGACAGCCTCGCCTTCGACACCGGCGGCATGTCCAACCCGGAAAAGTCGGTGAAAGCGGTGAGCGTCGAGATCTCGGACACATCTATGAACGAGGGGTTCGAGACGATCCTCGATACCGAGTTGCAGATGGATCGCGACGATCAGCGCTTCGCCTTGCCCGAGAAGGCGGTCGGACGGTGGATCAGGCTCACGTTCGACAGCAATTACGGCGCCGAGAACTACGGCATGTCCGGGTTCCACGGTTATGGCCGGCACCTGACCGATACCGCCAATATCGACAATGTCAGCGGCACCTATGACGGGGCGAGCGGCTGGGGCACGGTCCACCTCAAGCAGGAGGGAACCCGGGTGGTCGGGTGCTTCGACTACCGGTCGGGGCTGATCGGCGCGGGCGTCGAGGGCCGCATGCTCAAGGGCGAGATGATCGAGCACGAGGACGACGGCGCGGTGGCCCTGCATTCGCTGGCCCTCTTCGCGTTCGCGCCGGGCAACCAATCCCTGTTCGTGCTGAGCCGGGCCGACGATTCCAACCCCGAATACGGCTATGACAGCTTCTGGAGCGCCGAGAAGGTCTCAGACGATATCGGGGACTGCCCGGCAATTCCGGGCTGGCGCGGGAAGGCGGCGAGTTCGCAGTTGGGGAACGAGCTGGAGTCCACCGGGCGCTCCCGTCTCGACGGGGTCAATTTCGACTTCAACTCGGACGTCATCGAGCCGGCTTCCTATCCGTTGCTCGATCAGGTTGCCGAATTGCTGCGGGACCACGAGGACTGGAAGATCGCGCTCGAAGGGCACACCGACAACATCGGCTCGGATGAGTTCAACAAGGATCTCTCGGCCCGCCGGGCGGCCGCGGTCGAGGCTTACCTCGTCTCCCAGGGCGTCACCGCCGGGCGGCTGTCTTCGCAGGGCTTCGGTTTCGACAGGCCCGTTGCCTCCAACGACACCCAGGGTGGACGCGCCCTCAACCGCCGCGTGGAGATCGTCAAGTCATGA
- a CDS encoding FecCD family ABC transporter permease: MSQSLLAANRRAYFFVGLFLALAVLMALAGVAFGSSWLGFDRIVQVIAGGGEKTERLIVLQLRMPRVVIAILAGGAMAVAGYLLQKVTRNSLASPGVLGVIDGAALGVVIFLAVLSDESNSLVTSIAWQPVAAMLGALAAISAVFLLSGRQSSSAIRLLLFGIAVAAVAKAGVMILMLVGPIYRTTQAARWIAGAVNEVNWGEIQITAMGLVPVLLVTLVMARKLPPTDLDEVSARSIGLNLPVFRIVIFGLAALLTALAVSFVGGVGFIGLMAPHMARLIVGRPVIPGLIVSFLLGAIMLVGADFIVRVLFAPTEVPAGTVTAVIGTPYFLYLLMRKERTNG; this comes from the coding sequence ATGAGCCAGTCGCTGCTGGCCGCCAACCGGCGCGCCTATTTCTTCGTCGGCCTCTTCCTGGCCCTGGCCGTTCTCATGGCCCTGGCCGGCGTTGCCTTCGGCAGTTCCTGGCTCGGCTTCGACCGTATTGTCCAGGTCATCGCGGGCGGCGGCGAAAAGACCGAGCGCCTGATCGTGCTGCAATTGCGCATGCCGCGCGTGGTCATCGCCATCCTCGCCGGCGGCGCCATGGCCGTGGCCGGCTACCTGCTCCAGAAGGTGACGCGCAACAGCCTCGCCTCGCCGGGCGTTCTGGGCGTCATCGACGGCGCGGCGCTGGGCGTGGTGATTTTCCTCGCGGTCCTCTCGGACGAAAGCAATTCGCTCGTCACCTCCATCGCCTGGCAGCCGGTGGCCGCCATGCTCGGAGCGCTCGCGGCCATCTCGGCGGTCTTCCTGCTGTCGGGGCGCCAGTCGAGCTCGGCCATCCGCCTCCTGCTCTTCGGCATCGCCGTCGCCGCCGTCGCCAAGGCCGGCGTCATGATCCTGATGCTGGTCGGGCCCATCTATCGCACCACCCAGGCAGCGCGCTGGATCGCCGGCGCCGTCAACGAGGTCAACTGGGGCGAAATCCAGATCACTGCCATGGGCCTCGTCCCGGTATTGCTGGTGACCCTCGTCATGGCGCGAAAACTGCCCCCGACCGACCTCGACGAAGTCTCGGCGCGCAGCATCGGGCTCAACCTGCCGGTCTTCCGCATCGTCATCTTCGGCCTCGCCGCGCTCCTGACGGCGCTGGCCGTCTCCTTCGTGGGCGGCGTCGGCTTCATCGGCCTCATGGCCCCGCACATGGCGCGCCTCATCGTGGGACGCCCGGTCATTCCCGGGCTTATCGTCAGTTTCCTCCTCGGGGCCATCATGCTGGTGGGCGCCGACTTCATCGTGCGCGTGCTCTTCGCGCCCACCGAAGTGCCGGCCGGGACGGTGACCGCCGTCATCGGCACGCCCTATTTCCTCTACCTCCTCATGCGCAAGGAGCGGACCAATGGCTGA
- a CDS encoding DUF3617 domain-containing protein yields MIRNTILLAALIVAGALPATELAAQQVLSATSETGDMMTIHIAGPQRQAGWWEFTDLAENGDELAKTQLCVGARSEAVYSAFDQISGETCTSKRFEETPEGYAYTTVCGVPGMPEVTTTGVLTGDIATAYTMDETKDISAGGDRIRRTARLVAPQCPDGFADGDEARMGGLLKSSVLLGR; encoded by the coding sequence ATGATCCGCAACACAATCCTGCTGGCCGCCCTCATCGTGGCCGGCGCGCTGCCCGCAACCGAACTCGCCGCCCAGCAAGTGCTTTCGGCCACCTCCGAGACGGGCGACATGATGACGATCCATATCGCCGGACCGCAGCGTCAGGCCGGCTGGTGGGAATTCACGGATCTGGCAGAGAACGGGGACGAACTCGCCAAGACCCAGCTTTGCGTCGGGGCGCGGTCGGAAGCCGTCTATTCCGCCTTCGACCAGATTTCCGGGGAGACCTGCACCAGCAAGCGCTTCGAGGAGACGCCCGAAGGCTACGCCTATACCACCGTCTGCGGTGTGCCCGGCATGCCCGAAGTCACCACCACCGGCGTGCTCACCGGCGACATCGCCACCGCCTATACCATGGACGAAACCAAGGACATCAGCGCCGGTGGCGACCGCATCAGGCGCACGGCAAGGCTGGTCGCCCCGCAGTGCCCGGACGGCTTTGCCGATGGCGACGAAGCGCGGATGGGCGGACTGCTCAAGTCTTCCGTTCTGCTCGGGCGGTAG
- a CDS encoding sucrase ferredoxin yields the protein MAAHVFCTDLTLARGEPIEGTALDLRRVLLLAVPRGHWRPKRSATGLSPLLEAAQAYAYSKSAYALFMDKVEGRAALPQLMAFPENQVLDGVDEQTLAAAMRRWADGGEIGGRTDERITILVCTDSRTDACCARYGYATYKALVAQADPQKFNIVQCNHLGGCRFATSICVQPRAERYGRLRPEEVPQFLAALERGQTYLPLSMGRIGLNEAEQAADLAARRFAVAAGHEDGPVELTLAGAGDADMRYRATIGTLALEIALERRTFERHGHCDAVGDPPQIVSRWLAGPVTPIGS from the coding sequence ATGGCGGCCCACGTCTTCTGCACCGACCTGACGCTGGCCCGCGGCGAGCCCATCGAAGGCACCGCGCTCGACCTGCGCCGCGTGCTGCTGCTGGCGGTGCCGCGCGGCCATTGGCGCCCCAAGCGCAGCGCCACCGGGCTCTCCCCGCTGCTCGAGGCGGCCCAGGCCTACGCCTATTCCAAAAGCGCCTATGCGCTCTTCATGGACAAGGTCGAGGGCCGCGCGGCGCTGCCCCAGCTCATGGCCTTTCCGGAAAACCAGGTACTCGACGGCGTGGACGAGCAAACCCTGGCCGCCGCCATGCGGCGCTGGGCCGATGGCGGGGAGATCGGCGGGCGAACCGACGAGCGCATCACGATCCTGGTGTGCACCGACAGCCGCACCGACGCCTGCTGCGCCCGCTATGGCTACGCCACCTACAAGGCCCTGGTGGCCCAGGCCGACCCCCAAAAGTTCAACATCGTCCAGTGCAACCACCTGGGCGGATGCCGCTTCGCCACCTCGATCTGCGTGCAGCCGCGCGCCGAACGCTATGGACGCCTGCGCCCCGAGGAAGTGCCGCAATTCCTGGCCGCGCTCGAGCGCGGACAGACCTACCTGCCGCTCTCGATGGGGCGGATCGGGCTTAACGAGGCCGAGCAGGCCGCCGACCTCGCCGCCCGCCGCTTCGCGGTGGCGGCAGGGCACGAGGACGGCCCGGTAGAACTGACGCTGGCGGGAGCGGGCGACGCCGACATGCGCTACCGCGCCACCATCGGCACGCTGGCACTCGAGATCGCCCTCGAACGCCGCACCTTCGAGCGCCACGGCCATTGCGACGCGGTGGGCGACCCGCCCCAGATCGTGTCACGCTGGCTGGCAGGCCCCGTGACGCCCATCGGCTCCTGA
- a CDS encoding ABC transporter substrate-binding protein has protein sequence MFGKGFARVALALMVLAAGGQVGVAREIAHAMGVTEVPDAPQRVVILTNEGTEALLHMGVVPVGAAQSWDGNPWYKHLEAQLADTVSLGTESAVDLERIAALQPDLILGTKVRQEKIYDQLSAIAPTVFTETIGGEWQENYQFYADALGLSEKGRTDLAAFAEKTDRLRAALGDRVEDQISLVRFSPGRTRIYYRDTFAGVILDQIGFKRPPAQDRMDFAEQVTKERIPEMAGDRIFYFSADDDNDEARVNLAEWTQDPVWQSLDAVKAGNAYRVSELFWNSGGGIYCAEIMLDQLAANYGVTY, from the coding sequence ATGTTCGGCAAAGGCTTTGCGCGTGTCGCCCTGGCGTTGATGGTCCTGGCCGCGGGCGGGCAGGTGGGCGTGGCGCGCGAGATCGCCCATGCCATGGGCGTCACCGAGGTGCCCGATGCGCCCCAGCGCGTGGTGATCCTCACCAATGAGGGCACCGAGGCGCTGCTGCACATGGGCGTGGTGCCGGTCGGCGCCGCCCAGTCCTGGGACGGCAACCCCTGGTACAAGCATCTCGAGGCGCAGCTTGCCGATACCGTCTCGCTCGGCACCGAGTCGGCGGTCGATCTGGAGCGCATCGCCGCGCTCCAGCCCGATCTCATCCTGGGCACAAAGGTGCGCCAGGAAAAGATCTACGACCAGCTCTCGGCCATCGCGCCGACCGTCTTCACCGAAACCATCGGCGGGGAATGGCAGGAGAACTACCAGTTCTATGCCGATGCGCTCGGGCTCTCCGAAAAGGGCAGGACGGATCTTGCCGCCTTCGCCGAAAAGACCGACAGGCTGCGCGCGGCGCTGGGGGACAGGGTCGAAGACCAGATCTCGCTCGTGCGCTTCTCGCCGGGCCGCACCCGCATCTATTACCGCGATACCTTCGCCGGGGTGATCCTCGACCAGATCGGGTTCAAGCGCCCGCCCGCCCAGGACAGGATGGATTTCGCCGAGCAGGTCACCAAGGAACGCATTCCCGAGATGGCGGGCGACCGCATCTTCTATTTCTCGGCCGATGACGACAATGACGAGGCCAGGGTCAATCTGGCCGAATGGACGCAGGACCCGGTCTGGCAGAGCCTGGATGCCGTCAAGGCCGGCAATGCCTATCGCGTCTCCGAGCTGTTCTGGAATTCAGGCGGCGGCATCTATTGCGCCGAGATCATGCTCGATCAGCTCGCCGCCAATTACGGGGTCACCTACTGA